Proteins encoded together in one Venturia canescens isolate UGA chromosome 10, ASM1945775v1, whole genome shotgun sequence window:
- the LOC122417458 gene encoding uncharacterized protein: MFSDRSDILAVYRQARANDDDGAIAGPSYHHHRQQEDDLVQPENQLGVYPMDARQEEEGERLNEERLEARRFGLWFQELMECDSDIQAGGGRIRNTQGNEAFGDVQPPGGRIIITDDTARYFKRFQLRGREITLRIRQPHAGANVTTWLEGAFRDLLTHLTSHCEGGDYAGISFSASCLAHGPVWLSFRPVRAYTFVDIWQLITNIAQSAASLDIDDSFHIKVCIVKGLEGRGRKGLTHEGVAKKSTLTIRNTDNLCLPRSLVTARAYAERGEIRSGALHSRWQRIRQINGSLQKEAALELTKSANVVIQPAGCGMREIAIYQNYLAREGLAIVVFEFLTLGRRERPVFDGTQTVMDTVGSVRHTLYILYYERSHHFQPILNLRGAVGSLNFCAICNARSRRDHRCLKKKCPRCLQAPPCALGAAAAIRCETCNRDFSGEQCSENHRAITIRRKHRVNTVCESLQRCRNCFRAIRPLEKKTHVCGEGFCKTCKSRHPYNRLCYTRPIRVDERPKENIFIFYDFETQQCTPVKGDPTARVHEPNLCVAQRVCTKCCDNASIDEPCEHCGDHEFIFRTNPVCQLVELAIQSMPGFSHIFLIAHNAGGFDAQFILRYFIEEKKTQLPSLIMNGTKIITMRVGKLVFLDSLNYFHMPLSALPKSFGLKTALAKGSFPHLFNRPENQNYIGPMPPAADYSPDTMRPEERECFFAWYNELKNASYVFNFSNELITYCKNDVTILRQACVVFRKMFKDSGRVCPFSENTTIASACFQIFRKFFLKPNTICIIPTGGYRWAHNQSKKAISWLVWMEHSLNRRIIHAGRSREFKLPQNLLVDGYYETPDSAHVLQLHGCYWHGCLNCFTVNRDRVQSDGDTLNEHLERTNAISQRIRSSGYTLTEIWECA, encoded by the exons ATGTTTAGCGATCGGTCTGATATACTGG CTGTGTACCGGCAAGCCAGAGCAAACGATGACGACGGAGCGATAGCGGGTCCATCGTATCACCACCATCGTCAGCAGGAAGATGACCTCGTACAGCCCGAGAATCAGCTGGGGGTGTATCCGATGGATGCTCgacag gaggaggagggggagCGTCTAAACGAGGAGCGATTAGAAGCTAGACGCTTCGGCCTATGGTTTCAAGAGCTGATGGAGTGTGATTCag ATATACAAGCGGGCGGGGGAAGAATACGCAATACACAGGGGAACGAGGCTTTCGGGGATGTGCAACCCCCGGGAGGGCGGATCATCATCACGGACGATACAGCCcgttatttcaaacgttttcaacTACGTGGTCGGGAGATAACATTGCGTATCCGCCAACCTCACGCTGGCGCAAACGTGACAACATGGCTTGAAGGAGCATTCCGCGATCTTCTGACGCATCTCACGAGTCACTGTGAGGGTGGTGACTACGCGGGGATCTCGTTCTCCGCGAGCTGCTTAGCGCACGGCCCCGTCTGGCTTTCATTCCGTCCTGTCCGCGCCTATACATTTGTAGATATCTGGCAATTAATAACAAACATAGCTCAAAGTGCAGCGTCTCTGGATATTGATgattctttccatataaaagtatgtatcgTTAAAGGTTTGGAGggtagggggcgaaaaggttTGACACACGAGGGCGTTgctaaaaaatcaactttaaCGATTCGAAATACCGACAATCTGTGTCTACCGCGCTCGTTAGTAACAGCACGCGCGTACGCGGAAAGGGGTGAGATACGCTCGGGGGCTCTGCATTCTAGATGGCAGCGTATACGACAGATTAACGGGTCGCTTCAAAAAGAGGCGGCGCTTGAGCTCACGAAAAGCGCAAATGTTGTTATACAGCCCGCTGGCTGTGGTATGCGCGAAATTGCTATATACCAGAATTATTTGGCTCGCGAGGGGTTAGCTATCgtggttttcgagtttttgactTTGGGGCGACGCGAAAGACCGGTGTTTGACGGTACACAGACGGTTATGGATACAGTAGGCTCGGTCCGGCACACGTTATACATTCTGTATTATGAGCGGTCGCATCATTTCCAGCCTATCTTGAATCTGCGTGGTGCTGTAGGCAGCTTAAACTTCTGCGCAATCTGTAACGCCCGTTCTCGTCGGGATCAtagatgtttaaaaaagaaatgcccTCGCTGCCTTCAAGCACCGCCCTGCGCTCTGGGAGCAGCTGCCGCGATCAGATGCGAGACATGTAACCGCGATTTTTCTGGGGAACAATGTTCAGAAAATCACAGGGCTATTACCATCCGTCGTAAACACAGGGTAAACACTGTTTGCGAGTCTCTTCAGCGGTGCCGTAACTGCTTTCGCGCGATAAGAcctttagagaaaaagacgcaTGTGTGCGGGGAGGGTTTCTGTAAAACGTGTAAATCGCGGCACCCCTATAATCGCCTGTGCTATACGAGGCCTATTCGCGTCGATGAGAGGCCAAAAGAGAACATATTCATATTCTATGATTTTGAAACGCAGCAGTGTACCCCTGTAAAAGGTGATCCTACAGCGCGCGTTCACGAACCGAATCTTTGCGTAGCTCAACGTGTCTGCACCAAGTGCTGCGATAATGCTTCTATAGACGAGCCGTGCGAGCATTGCGGGGATCACGAGTTTATATTTAGGACGAACCCTGTGTGTCAACTTGTGGAGTTAGCCATACAGAGTATGCCGGGCTTCTCTCACATATTTTTAATAGCCCATAACGCCGGTGGTTTCGACGCCCAGTTTATCCTGCGCTACttcatcgaggagaaaaaaacgcagcTCCCGTCTTTAATAATGAACGGCActaaaatcatcacaatgcgCGTTGGCAAACTCGTGTTTCTCGACAGTTTGAACTACTTTCACATGCCTCTGAGTGCACTGCCTAAATCTTTCGGTCTAAAAACTGCTCTCGCCAAAGGATCTTTTCCGCATCTGTTCAATAGACCCGAgaatcaaaattatattgGGCCGATGCCGCCCGCAGCCGATTACTCTCCCGACACTATGCGCCCGGAGGAACGCGAGTGTTTTTTTGCATGGTATAACGAGTTAAAGAATGCCTCTTAtgtatttaacttttcaaacgaGCTCATAACCTATTGTAAAAACGACGTTACGATATTGAGACAGGCCTGTGTGGTTTTCCGGAAAATGTTCAAGGACAGCGGACGCGTTTGCCCGTTTAGCGAAAACACAACAATCGCGTCCGCCTGCtttcaaatctttcgaaaattttttttaaaacctaACACGATCTGTATTATACCTACGGGTGGTTACAGATGGGCTCACAATCAGTCAAAAAAAGCGATCTCTTGGCTCGTGTGGATGGAGCATTCTTTAAATCGTCGTATCATTCACGCAGGACGCTCGCGCGAGTTTAAAttgcctcaaaatttattagtagACGGTTACTACGAAACACCTGATTCAGCCCACGTGTTACAGTTACACGGTTGCTATTGGCACGGGTGTTTGAACTGTTTCACTGTAAACAGAGACCGTGTACAAAGCGACGGTGATACATTGAACGAGCATCTCGAGAGAACAAACGCTATATCGCAGAGAATCCGCTCAAGCGGCTACACGTTAACCGAGATTTGGGAGTGCGC